The genomic stretch TTCATTTTCCAACCGAAGATGAACGACGTAGTGATGTTTTGCGAGCCTGCGTAAAGTTTGAGGACGGAGAAATCGCAGCGGTACAAGGCGTTCATCATGTCCCGCACTGCACCCTGCAGACTGGCTGCATCCCCAGGGTACAGAGCCTGCCATATATGCCACATTGGCTCGTACAGGTAGAAAACATCGGGGTGCTGGTTGAACAGCTCCCCCAAAAATGACGAACCCGTCCTCCAGGTGGCGTGCAGGTAGATGTGTATCCGAGACTGGCTCCGGTTGACGGCGTACTCCGCCGCGTCGCTACCGTTGAGTTTGTAACCGTTATCCCACAGCAGCGCCACCGTGTTCTCCAAATCTGGGCATCTGGGCTGTTGTTGCGGCAGTCCGTGTTTCGAGTGTTGGACGGATTTGTCCCGGTAATCTAACACATAGGGGATTAGCAGAAGTAAACCTGAATATGCCAGAATCAAGATTAGGTATTTCTTATGTAGCCGCCTCTTCATTTCCTTTTGCCGTGAGGGGGCTGGGTTAGCTGCTTCTCTGATGGATCGGCACAGCGCTATGAACAGCACCGCCGTGGCGACTCTAAAGTTATGcgtgagaggaggagagggtgcTAGCCACGCCCcattaaagacaaaataacattatCTCTCCTTTATTATATCCATTATTTCTCACAGAAATAATGGATCTCTCAGTCTGTTAACGCTGCTTGGTAAAATAAGTATCACAAAACCATCACAAAATatgtagtttttatttctttctttgggGAACACTCAAAAGAATAGTTCGGTGCTTCTCGGGGGAGGAGTGCCATAATCCAATCTAAAAGCCTTGAAGGCGAGAGGCTCCAACGGCTACCACCTGTCGTAACGGACTGCAATGCATTATGGGAGAAGTGTTcccactttcttcttcttcttcctgtctaATGGCGAATTGCCACCATTCGGAGCACTATCGCCACCAACTGTTGAATCACATAGTTCTTAATTCCTTCAAATAGTTATAGCTtcttaaattatgttttaaaatagagTTACTAGAGTAATTTGTAAAGAGTGTGTTCAAGTCCATGTGCTCAATCCCTTCAGGTTCCAGTTCATTGTTTAACAGCTGTCATTGCCTTGTTCCGGTTAGATGCTTCCCGATGAGGTTTAGAGATAAGTTACATTTTGTGTGTCCCAGGCTTATTCTGCTGACCAGGCACTCTCCTGTTTTTCTGCGCCTATGACAACAACGTTTCGGTGATGTCTTTAGACTCGCAGCTTTCGATTCGGAGGAAAAGGGAAAGTTAAGAGTCACTTTCACTACTCTTACTTATGAAATAGTGTTAGACATCGCAGCAAAAAGCCTGATTCATGTGGGATTAAACGCTGTTTCAACcattttcagatttgtgaaacctttattttccttgtgaaaaaaaaggaagcttGTTCCCacccagaccacattagacacGGTCcggataaaaaaacaaaccttatAGCTGGAgttgtcatcataaaaataataataatctggtCCAGATTTGATAGGTCTAAGTATATGATTtttggacctggtctaatgtgtcCTGGATGGGAGAAAGCAGTAAGGATCGccattttttccctcattttcataaatagaataaaggtttcacaactgaaacagtgttttaatgagtctctggagtctcctAGGCAATCTAGTCCAGAGTCATAACATAGTGGTTtttgaatgtggtctggatgggaaaaacagtgaaagcgccctttttgtgttttcatgagcaaaataaaggtttcacaaatcttcatttctttttcatgaGTATAAATGGTGAAAAAACTGAGAATCAGACGCTAAATATCATTGTTTCCCTTAACTTTCCCCTTTACTCCGAATCTGAAACTAACTTCAGCGTCGTCTTTAAGTAGTGTATTCAAGATATTGAACTTCTTGGCCGCACAAGTTGACAGTTCTTCATTtccaaagaaaattaaatatcatataaacactttttaaatcGATTTTGAAGTCGCGCATGCGCACTCGTCTGTTGTAGGAGGCAAACGCAGCAGCGCGGCATTAGCTCGATGAATCAATGAATAGATAACGCTGAAGCTGTCCTGCCGTTTGCAACAAAGGACATTTAgctaacattttcttgtttgtgcTAGCACTTTAGCTTCCACTAGGTCTGTCGCAAGCCTTGACAGAAAGACAGCTACATGCATATAACGTAAagctaacagcagcagcagcactgtcaACATCAGTATGGCACACTGGAGCACCTTCgaaaaggagacagagagagaaatcaagAAGTTGATCAGTTGTATCAGCGGGATTGAGGATGAGGAGGACCAGAATTTTCAGCTGGCATTGAAATTCGCCTGGTCAAATTTTAGGTGAGTGAAGGTTGGTCACTGACAGGATTGGGAGCTAGCTTGTCAGCCGCTAACTTGTAACCCAGTGTTTACATCATACGGTGATGTTAGTGGGCTAATAGTCTGTTGTCTTGTCAGGTTTCATCGTTACCTGGACGTGGACAGCCATAAAGTCCAACGCAGTATAAATGGgtgagtgtgtctgtggtgcTTGTTACTCTGCCAGTGTCTTCTGCAGGGGCGTAAGAGTTATTATGTAATTCAAGGGGTCTATAGGGGTCCCCTCAGAAAGTTTCTCTAATGTCCCTGCATTGCCTGATATTCTTCATGCTGCATGGTTTGCATGTTTGAAAGATGTTCTCATGACAAAAACGTAAAGAACAACTTGGGTTAAGCCTCCACAATTTTGTTGATCTGACTGATTTAGCCATACaacctgccccccccccccctcattaAAATATATAGATATTTCAGATGACACTCTTATGCGTaatctgctgtgtttttcagaaTCTATGAAAAGCTCATGGTCCACTCAGACTTGAGTAAAGCAGAAAGCTGGAGGAGGCTCACTAATGAGTTCCTGAACTCACCTTTACCTAATACAGATGGAACAAAGGTATGGCACAGAAAATATTCTCATTAATAGAGTGAGGGTCTATGATCTAAAACTGCCCTAAAGACAAATCCCTAGTAGATActttcagggctgcaactaacgattattttcattatcaattaatcagaTACTTATTCTATCAATTAATCGCTTTGtctagaaaatgtcagaaaataatgaaaaacgcCTGTTATGATTTCTTAGAGCCCAAGGTCATGTCttcacatgttttgttttgtccgatcgacaatccaaaatccaaagacatgtatatatatcacatatgtcacaaaaagcttaaaattctcacatttgagaagctacaaccatttttccttaaaaaatgacaattatttgattattaaaatcattgctgattcattttctgtcgataaataaattgactaattgttgcagcactAGATACTTTTCTTCGTCGTTCATGTTTCCTTTtggctttatttgtttttgcagactGATGTGCACCACGGCATACTGTCACTGCTTCTCTCCTTGTCGGAGTCCCCCTCCAACACAAACTTCACTGAGAGACCCAGGGTGAAGGAGGCCGGTGAGCTGATGTTTCACTAATGTTTAGTTTCATAGCAATGTTGATGAATCCTGTTAAATGCTCACCTGTCAAGTTTATCATTATTTCTTCAACTGGTGTCTCTTCAGAACAAGAGGACAACTTTGACTGGGCTAAATATCTGATGGAGGGTGAGGACATAGACCTTGGACCATATCCAGATACCCCTGTGAGTAAATCATAACCAACGTGTCATTCAAGATATTTgtgctctaaaaaaaaaacatagaccACAGTACACATTAATCCAGCTGAAGTTAAGCATTCTCACTTGAGTTGTCTTTTTGGGCTGCTGATGaatgtatttgaaatgttatttatgaaatatcaagtgttgtatgtatgttgtatgtattttttttaggaatggtctgaggaggagagtgaggatgaggacagccagcagccaatcagcaggGAGGATTCTGGGATCCAGTTGGACAGAACACCACAGGAAGACCAGGACAACCCTAACAAGACAGTTGCAGTCACATGGACGGGTGCGAACCAATCATATTATATTTAATGGAGAATATAATTTCAGATAATGAAATGCACAACAATAATGCGATAATGTGAAACAGACACAGGACACAGGAATGTGAAAATAATTCCAGTTTGTGTCTTTCCAGTGGGTGAGCCTGATGCCCGGGCCTGGCTCGAACAGCATGTAGTGACACCATACTGGGTGGCTCACGCTCCTCGCTTTCCTCACAGCTTGCATTTACACTCCAACTTGCTCAATGTGTGGTAAGACTCcaacatttgtaaatgttttactttaGGATATAGCAGTAGGGTcacacttacaaaaaaaaatcacattttgagaATTAAAATGTTATAGTCTTGATGAAAAAGTCACATTATAAGTATAAAGTCATAatctcaagaaaaaaacaatagtaTTATTATAGATATAGAATATTAAGACAAtaacactgagaaaaaaaataatatcatgAGAATAAAGTCATAAATCAGTTACATTAATTATGAGAAATAACTATTATAAACAAAGCCATTATATTAGGAGAATATGctcataatattaatattttaagaaaagtatattttttagaatttttacagaactcatttttttcttcaataatGGTCGTAATACTACATCATAGTTTTTTAAAGCTGATACCAATATCCAGTATTTTGCCTCTTTGAAGAAAatttaatgctttaaaaatataatgaaaaatacCATAATACTGCACTTTCAATGATGATTTTGTTGCTTTGTTGcagttgaaaagaaagaaaaacatcacaaaaatgcaaattccataaataacaaaatagttGATAGCAGCCAAGActaatagttgttttttttttataaactacAGTGTTGGCAAATGTAGCAGTTTAGGTTATTTGTGAATTGAAAagatttcaaatgtttatgcTCAGCGTTTCTCTTCACAGGGATCAACACTTGTACAACACTGATCCATTGTATCTACCAGAAGAAAAAGCCTTTGTCACAGAGACCCAAGTAATACGGGAGACACTGTGGTAAGATGTAATGATGCTGGTGTGTGACTGTGTTCCTTGTTCAAACTCTGAGAAATGTATCTCCTACTGTCTCACGTTATACCTTTTTATAATCAAGTAAATCCCCCAACATTTGAGTCATTGTTGGATTATAAGGGAAATGATCGTGTCCTTTACATGCTGGTGTGTTGCAGGCTTCTGTCTGGGGTtaagaaacattttatattcCAACATCACGATGGAAAAGTGTCAGTAAGGAATAACGTGGTTGTAACTCATCTGACCAGTGTAagttaaaaatctgaaaaatccTTGTATTATATCTTAATAAACGTGTCCTCTGTTTGCTGAAGGAAACGATCTTATCTCCCTCTGTGCTGCAGAACTGTCTGCGCTCTGTGCTGGAGCATATCGCCGTGTACGGCCAGGCGGTGTTCAGGTTGCAGAAGTTCATAGATGAGGTGACGGGATATAGTTCAGAGCCTTGCCCACCAGGCTCCAGTTCCTCCTACAGCTCCAAGAAGGGCTCCGAGCCTCCCTTCAGGACCTATCAGGCCTTTGTCTGGGCGCTCAACAAGTACTTTACCAGCTTTAAAGAGGAGCTGACCACAATTGAGAGAGAGATCATATGCAATGGCAAGTACAAGTATGTTTATGGGATTGAAAACCATTCGGTAAGATAGTATAACTCCATTCACTGTAATACTGGCTTAAGATAAAGCTGGCATCACAACACAAGTGATCTGGTGAAATATGATGACACAGTTTGTGTCATGTGTGTATAGTATGAAGAATCTTAACcttattaacacacacattagcatgtactgtatgtgccatCATGTCAGTGGAACAACAATAAACTGGCAGATGgctgaaatgataaaaagctGGACAGTTTCAAAGTCCAGTTAAAACATTGATAATGCAGGCTTCAGGTTTGCAAGAGAACATATCGTGATATCGATGCCGGTGTTTCAATCCAACTGTAAAAGAATGTACTGTACAAATCTTATAAGTAAtgcatgaaaaatgttaaacaacCCGTGAAGGAAACACCCATGTCATCCATAATTAGCTATTAGCATGTAGTGATATGGTCAGATCAGGCCCTGGATTTTTAATAAGGTGGTGGATAGTTTTGTGCAAACACTGGTGAGCAAGAAACACCTCTCACTGTGTATTTATGGCTgtttaatgaataatgcaaCAGGCATTCTCCATGGACGACATTTCGACATGTCACGTTATGAGGAACACTGGTGTTAATGCTAAAAATGAATGATAGCTGGATTCTATTTAGCTACCTCAGTTTTACACTCCTGGTATTAttcatgctggctcactgtcatgacttaccGGCACACTTGAATAGATAATAGAGGTTTCTCGCTTGCATCAGCTGGTATTTGATGAGTCATCCTCTTTTTTTGCAGATGAGACGGTGACTCTGTCTGCAGTTCTGGAGCGGCTCAGCCCTCACCTAGCACAGATCAAAGTGCTGCACAAAGTCTTTTGCACCGGGGTCGCTGAAGTCCCCCCCGAGACCCCGAATGTCGTGCGGGCTTCGCACTTGCTCAACACCCTGTACAAGGCAATCATTGAATATGACAGTGTCGGGGAAGCTTCAGAGCAAGCTGTGAGTTTTGTCTTGAGTGCTTTGTTCAGTGAATTCAACACAAGAGAGAGTTCATGGATCTTAAGGAaacaaatctgtgtgtgtgatcattCCTGTGTGTCATCTTTTCTTATTCTAGGTGGCTTTATTGTTTTCACTATGGACAGAGACAGTCAGACCATATCTGGAGATTGTGGATGAATGGATTGTTCATGGCCACCTGTTTGATCCTGCCAAAGAGTTCATCATCCAGAGGTTTGGACCCCAAGAACCTTAAAACATCTATTCTATCATGACTTTTTAACCTAACATTTTGGCTGTTATACTACACTAAATGACATTTGATTTGCTGAATTTGAAAACACCCGCTCTTATTATTGCCCAGGAACAAAGATGTCCCGGTGAACCACAGGGACTTCTGGTACGCCACCTACACACTGTACAGCGTGTCTGAGACGGTGGAGAACGAGGAGAAGCTGAGTGATGCAGCCAGCGGCAGTTCTGGAGGCGATCAGGGCAACAAGCAGCTCACCATGGTGTCCTTCCTCAAGCCTGTCCTCAAGCAGATCATCATGGCTGGGAAGTCCATGCAGCTGCTCAAAAATCTGGACTGTAAGGAGGTTGAGCAGTCAGAGAGATCCTCCAGAGGTCAGTGTTTTCCCTGCAAATGTGACTGTACTTTATTTGTGcgcttgaaacattttttttaagtttcacCTTTTTTTGCTGAACAGAGCAGAGTTTGAACAATTTCTTGAAAAACGTACAACATGTTACATTGCagatgcagagaggaagagtttATACGCACTGTTTCTGGAGTCAGTGCAGTCACGCCTCTGCAGCCAAGAGGAATCTCCGACAGACACAGTGACTGAAGAACTGGCCACTAAGAGGAGCCTTATAAAGATGCAGTCCATCATTGCACAGCATCTGGCGATCGATCATGTCCATGATCCATTGCTGGCCATCAACTTTGCCAGGTAAGCATTAATCACATAAAAGCATTTAAACTAACTATTGAATACTAGCTAATACTAGCTCTGTCAAagcattcatttaatttcatgaatttgtcatttataaaaaacattatgtaaatCCTTTTTGCAGCTGCTGGTTTCATAATCTCACAAAAGGCTCTGTCTAAAGATAATATGATTTTCAAATggattatattttttttgtgcGAGACCTGCATGGATAAACTCTATGTGTTTTCCTTCAGACTCTACTTGGAGCAGAGTGACTTCCATGAGCGCTTCTCCGGAGGTGATTTCATCGTGGACCGCTCCTCTCAGTCTGTCACCTGCCAGACGTTTGAGCTCACGCTGCGCTCCTGCCTCTACCCGCACATCGAAAGACGGTATATCGAGTGCTGTGGGAACCTAATGAAGACTCTGAAAAAAGACTACAAGTAAGCATCATGTTTGGGGTTACATGAtttaaataattactttttttcgTTACTGCATATAGAGAATTTGAGTCCCTTGATATCTCCACAGGCTGCTGGAGTACCTCCAAGCTATGAGGAACTATTTCCTGCTGGAAGCCGGAGACACCATGTACGACTTTTACACCGCCATCTTTGACAAGGTgcaggagaaagagagctgGCAGCAGCTGTCTTTTCTCAATGTTCAGCTGCAGGAGGCAGTTGGACAGCGCTACCCtgaggacagcagcaggtactgcatgtatttgtgtgtgtgaagaatgaGACTGATTATTTGAAGAATAATATCACAGGACAGTGTTTTCttgtattattaaaaatgtctgtttttccattatttcatattttctcagATTGTCAATATTCTTGGAGACCATTGACCCTGCAAGGAAAAAACACCCTGTAAATAATCTAGAAGTGCTTACCCTCAGTTACAAGGTAAAcaatttgaatgtgtttgtttagattttatcaatgatttttttttaatgccataCTGacatttagttatttttctcaCAGGTTCCCTGGCCTGTTGACATTGTGATCAGCTCAGAGTGTCAGAAGATCTACAATCAAGTGtttctcctcctgctgcagATCAAATGGGCCAAAtacagtttggacacacttcgATTCAATGGTATGACTTAGGGTGGCACTTAAAAATCAgtatatattatactgtattctCCACAATAGGGCTCAGTTCAGTGATATATATGAAAACAAGTCAGTTGTTTATGATGCATGAATATCTTCAGTATGTGGAGAATCTCTGCTGTAAATTCTACGATGCCCccttttactgtatttatactgaGGGTTTCTCTAATATGTGACATATGTTTAATTCTCATAGAGTTCACAAACATCACTAAGAAACTGGAGGGAGCTTTGGCTGAGGAAGTAAAAGTCAAAGAGCCTATAAATCAACAGATTCATCGGATGTGTCTGTTGCGGGTCAAACTGATGCACTTTGTCAACAGCCTTCACAACTACATCATGACCAGGGTGAGACCAGCAATGagcattttgacttgtcatggcaggaaaagcacaggtgttactaataacattaaacttGGCTCCGttatattcaagtgtcccagtaaatCATGACAGTTTGACAGTGAGTCAATATGTGTaacaccaggaccctgaaactgaagcagctaaatggaattcagccattaattttattatttacacttgtgcttttccatCTTTTATCAGCAGTCTTGCACTGTATTTAAAGGATCATACATGTGGTTTCAAATGTttcaaccattttttttttttttagaaatgatgtgtactgtatattactgACCCACCATTTACCAAAGTATATTGTTCTGACCGTATGTTGTACtatcaatcaaaacaataacaaaagatggagttggatgatgatgttgtgaagtagtgtgggatcatgggagttgttgtcttcattgttaaacaaccagcttctccctGTTatgattccttcagtgttcatcattcaggaggtttttactgGTAGcggtctcctcctctctagaACAAACATAAAAGGggattaaaactggtaaaaacactgaataaagcgGTTTCACGTAAAAAAATCAGTGCTTCTCCAACGGTGTTCGGCAGGCACAGGATGTCAGGGAGGGGCTGCTGGCCGAGCTGGTATAAACATTTGCTCAACTTGTTTCTCTGAAACCAGAAATCCTTCATCtagttaaaagatatagttaaaaacaaccaagatctaaGAAGTTTaccataaaaatgtggcttaaaactgaaaaaagtcaGCTTTATGACAAACACAATGCCAATGTATAatcttgtatgtgtatactctttggtagacgccattgtggcGAACAACCACAATGCTGACACATGCAACTTGTgtgcgtatactctttggtagaggaggtatgacgcctTTGGCAAGCAACCAAATGAAACTgaccgttactttgattaaaattacagatttctctgggtttgaaaatggTTGGAGACAGTTGGGATACTGTCAGTatacaactcaacaaaatatataacgtaggtctagttgtttttagacattttaatgtggaatagttacatattatagctttaaggaCAGTCCAATTTACCAGATTTTAGATTAAACTGTCAAACAGTAACTtgttaaaacaagaaattaCCAAATTTGTATCATGCTCTTCATAGAAAACAATAGCTGTCTGGAAGGTaggaaatcaatctaaaaacatatggtatgctttggaaaatggtcAGAGGCTAATTTATACACAACTGCCTTTAAATTGAACTTAATGACTTTCATATAATCTTTTACTTGTCTATGCTGTTTCTTGACAGATTCTGCACAGCACAGGACTGGAGTTTCAGCACCAAGTACAGGAAGCAAAGGACCTGGACCAGCTGATCAAGATCCATTACAGATATTTAGCAACCATTCATGACCGCTGTTTACTGAGGGAGAAGGTAAACATCACTTCACTCATTGTACTCCCTGTTCACGTAAGGgtagtagtgtgtgtgtggctccaTACATGCATTTACAACAGTTCATTCATCCACTGTTATACTCTGCTCTCGTGTTCTCTCAGGTCAGCTTTGTGAAGGAGGCAATAATGAAGGTTCTCAATCTAGTCCTCATCTTCTCTGAACGATGGCAAGCTGGATTTGGAGCCTGGAAGTAAGAGCTCTCATGTAGACAGAAGAGAAATAACAAGCTGTCATTTATAGTGTTTATTGCATCTGTGAGCAATAAACGTACAcacatatatctatatatatatataatgtcagtATATTTGTGGTGAAGTTGTTTAAAGATGACAAGGTGTTCatgatttatgttttaattccaaaccatttaaaaactATCACAGAAGAACAAGCCAGAAACCGTGTATCAAATCTGTGCTGCTGTAGCTTTCTTGGCAGGCCTTTTGTGactaaatgttgtgtttatctTTTGATTGCAGGATTGAGTCCATTGATAAAATGGAGTCAGATTTCAAAAACTGTCACATGTTCCTTGTGACGATACTCAATAAGGCTGTATGTCGTGGCTCCTTTCCTCATCGTAAGTAAAACACTGATTCTCGGTTGAATGAATACAGACCTTTGATTTTTAATGAACTACATGTTAGATTTATGCTCTGCAAGCACATTTTGAAACGTTGTTATTGGTTAACATGGAGGTAAtgtgatgtttcttttcttttccttcgTGTACAGTGGAGTCCCTCGCGCTCTCTCTGATGGCAGGGTTCGAGCAGTGCTGAAGAATGCGTCTGCTTTGGCGCGATCGGACTGAAGtccactgtttgtttctttgtctcgTTACTGTCTGTTCTCTGACTGCTGTCATTGTCCCGTGATGATGTGCAACATATGATGTCACTATCTGATCAGACTGTTGGAGACGGACTCGGACTGCATGGCATTGGAGGACAATATGTGTCTTTTTGGGGCCGTAGTCAAACAAGCTGCTTGTGAACACACAGCACTACACATCAGCTTAttgtaaatattgaaaaaattgtactttttgtaAAGGTCTTTTTCTACGAGCTGTCATGTTGATTGTTAAtaatgtgttatatatatatatgaag from Thunnus albacares chromosome 9, fThuAlb1.1, whole genome shotgun sequence encodes the following:
- the tubgcp5 gene encoding gamma-tubulin complex component 5; this translates as MAHWSTFEKETEREIKKLISCISGIEDEEDQNFQLALKFAWSNFRFHRYLDVDSHKVQRSINGIYEKLMVHSDLSKAESWRRLTNEFLNSPLPNTDGTKTDVHHGILSLLLSLSESPSNTNFTERPRVKEAEQEDNFDWAKYLMEGEDIDLGPYPDTPEWSEEESEDEDSQQPISREDSGIQLDRTPQEDQDNPNKTVAVTWTVGEPDARAWLEQHVVTPYWVAHAPRFPHSLHLHSNLLNVWDQHLYNTDPLYLPEEKAFVTETQVIRETLWLLSGVKKHFIFQHHDGKVSVRNNVVVTHLTSNCLRSVLEHIAVYGQAVFRLQKFIDEVTGYSSEPCPPGSSSSYSSKKGSEPPFRTYQAFVWALNKYFTSFKEELTTIEREIICNDETVTLSAVLERLSPHLAQIKVLHKVFCTGVAEVPPETPNVVRASHLLNTLYKAIIEYDSVGEASEQAVALLFSLWTETVRPYLEIVDEWIVHGHLFDPAKEFIIQRNKDVPVNHRDFWYATYTLYSVSETVENEEKLSDAASGSSGGDQGNKQLTMVSFLKPVLKQIIMAGKSMQLLKNLDCKEVEQSERSSRDAERKSLYALFLESVQSRLCSQEESPTDTVTEELATKRSLIKMQSIIAQHLAIDHVHDPLLAINFARLYLEQSDFHERFSGGDFIVDRSSQSVTCQTFELTLRSCLYPHIERRYIECCGNLMKTLKKDYKLLEYLQAMRNYFLLEAGDTMYDFYTAIFDKVQEKESWQQLSFLNVQLQEAVGQRYPEDSSRLSIFLETIDPARKKHPVNNLEVLTLSYKVPWPVDIVISSECQKIYNQVFLLLLQIKWAKYSLDTLRFNEFTNITKKLEGALAEEVKVKEPINQQIHRMCLLRVKLMHFVNSLHNYIMTRILHSTGLEFQHQVQEAKDLDQLIKIHYRYLATIHDRCLLREKVSFVKEAIMKVLNLVLIFSERWQAGFGAWKIESIDKMESDFKNCHMFLVTILNKAVCRGSFPHLESLALSLMAGFEQC